In one Steroidobacteraceae bacterium genomic region, the following are encoded:
- a CDS encoding cell division protein FtsQ/DivIB, whose translation MLQLRNRNRNRRRRESPPDWLQRLPGWRSLGIAALAVAGGGALLALLVGAFNQRVERIEVHGALQRVSAMDVEQAVKRELRGNGLVRIDLAVLQAAVEHIAWVDTATIARSWPRAIVITIAEQRAAARWGESGLLNERGELFMSDARHVPPELPRLSGPQGSEQEVARRYLNAAGRLTEAGVHLAAVRLDDRGAYEFDLDNGVTVRLGRKNVDERFERFLAAALPMVLRRARDITYVDMRYSNGYAVGWSSGQRRASTMASGDAEKDA comes from the coding sequence ATGCTGCAACTTCGAAACCGCAATCGAAACCGCCGCCGCCGCGAGTCGCCGCCGGACTGGCTGCAGCGCTTGCCCGGTTGGCGCAGCCTCGGTATCGCCGCGCTCGCCGTCGCTGGCGGCGGCGCCTTGCTTGCGCTGCTCGTCGGTGCGTTCAACCAGCGCGTCGAGAGAATCGAGGTGCACGGCGCGCTGCAGCGCGTATCGGCCATGGATGTCGAGCAGGCGGTCAAGCGCGAGCTGCGCGGCAACGGGCTGGTGCGGATCGATCTCGCCGTGCTGCAGGCCGCGGTCGAGCACATTGCCTGGGTCGATACCGCGACCATCGCACGCAGCTGGCCGCGCGCGATCGTCATCACGATCGCCGAGCAGCGTGCCGCGGCGCGTTGGGGCGAGAGCGGTCTGTTGAACGAGCGCGGGGAGCTGTTCATGAGTGATGCGCGGCACGTGCCACCGGAACTGCCGCGCCTGTCCGGTCCACAGGGCAGCGAGCAGGAGGTCGCGCGCCGCTACCTGAACGCCGCTGGCCGCCTGACCGAGGCGGGGGTGCATCTGGCTGCGGTGAGGCTCGATGACCGCGGCGCCTATGAGTTCGATCTCGACAACGGCGTAACGGTGCGCCTCGGGCGCAAGAACGTCGACGAACGTTTCGAGCGGTTTCTCGCGGCGGCGTTGCCGATGGTGCTGCGCCGCGCGCGCGATATCACCTATGTCGACATGCGCTACAGCAATGGTTATGCGGTCGGCTGGAGTTCCGGGCAGCGCCGGGCCAGCACGATGGCGAGCGGGGATGCGGAAAAAGATGCCTAG
- a CDS encoding D-alanine--D-alanine ligase — translation MRLKYHHGRHTHVTEADAFGKVAVLFGGNSSEREISLRSGQAVLAALRRRGVDAEAFDPQDLPLSQLIERGIERVWIALHGPGGEDGSLQGALEFMGLPYTGSGVTGSAVGMDKLLCKRLAEAVGVATSPYMQIDGPDDFDAVVETLGLPLIVKPATQGSSVGMTRVTQAEQLAEAFASAAAFEPRVFAERWINGPEYTVAILQGEALPAIRIEAAGGFYDYQAKYFRTDTRYLIPCGLSAPAEQHLQQLALASFDACSAGGWGRVDFMADDAGRPMLLEINTVPGMTDHSLVPKAALANGIDFDELVWRVLETSFAREPR, via the coding sequence ATGCGACTGAAATACCATCACGGACGGCACACGCATGTGACCGAGGCCGACGCTTTCGGCAAGGTAGCCGTGCTCTTCGGCGGCAACTCCAGCGAACGCGAAATTTCGCTGCGAAGCGGCCAGGCCGTGCTCGCCGCGCTCCGGCGCCGCGGTGTCGATGCCGAGGCTTTCGATCCGCAGGATTTGCCGCTGTCGCAATTGATCGAGCGCGGCATCGAGCGGGTATGGATTGCGCTGCACGGGCCCGGTGGCGAGGACGGCAGTCTGCAGGGCGCACTCGAGTTCATGGGCTTGCCCTACACGGGCAGCGGCGTGACAGGATCGGCGGTCGGCATGGACAAGCTGCTCTGCAAGCGTCTGGCCGAGGCTGTCGGCGTCGCGACCAGCCCCTACATGCAGATCGACGGACCGGATGATTTCGACGCGGTGGTCGAAACCCTGGGTCTGCCGCTGATCGTCAAGCCCGCCACCCAGGGTTCGAGCGTCGGCATGACGCGCGTCACCCAGGCCGAGCAATTGGCCGAAGCGTTTGCGTCCGCCGCGGCCTTCGAGCCGCGGGTGTTCGCCGAGCGCTGGATCAATGGTCCCGAATACACGGTGGCCATCCTGCAGGGCGAGGCCCTGCCGGCCATCCGTATCGAGGCGGCGGGCGGGTTCTACGATTATCAGGCGAAATACTTCCGCACCGACACGCGCTACCTGATCCCCTGCGGACTGTCCGCGCCCGCCGAGCAGCATTTGCAACAACTGGCGCTTGCATCGTTCGATGCCTGCAGCGCGGGCGGCTGGGGGCGCGTGGATTTCATGGCCGACGACGCCGGGCGGCCAATGTTGCTCGAGATCAATACGGTACCAGGCATGACCGATCACAGCCTGGTGCCAAAGGCTGCGCTCGCCAACGGCATCGATTTCGATGAGCTCGTCTGGCGGGTGCTCGAGACCAGCTTTGCCAGGGAGCCGCGCTGA
- the mraY gene encoding phospho-N-acetylmuramoyl-pentapeptide-transferase has translation MLYWLAKQLTPDLTFLNVFSYLTFRAILSAASALLIALLVGPGMIRRLSRYQIGQVVRDDGPQTHLPKAGTPTMGGLLIIVAIGVATLLWADLHNRFVWIVLGVTFAFGLIGFYDDYLKLIVKSPRGLVARWKYFWQSVAGLGAATVLYFTAATAAETTLYLPLVKSFALPLSAGAFIVLSYLMIVGMSNAVNLTDGLDGLAVMPAAMVAAALGVFAYASGNAVFAEYLSIPPVPNAGELLIFCAALVGAGLGFLWFNSYPAQVFMGDIGALALGAALGVIAVIVRQELVLLVMGGVFVLETASVIIQVASFKMTGKRVFRMAPIHHHFELKGWAEPKVIVRFWIISLLLVLAGLATLKLR, from the coding sequence ATGTTGTACTGGCTTGCCAAACAGCTCACGCCCGATCTGACATTCCTCAACGTTTTCTCGTACCTGACCTTTCGCGCCATCCTGTCGGCGGCATCGGCGTTGCTCATTGCGCTGCTCGTCGGTCCGGGCATGATCCGCCGACTCTCGCGCTATCAGATTGGCCAGGTCGTGCGTGACGATGGACCACAGACGCATCTGCCAAAAGCGGGCACGCCGACCATGGGCGGGCTGCTGATCATCGTGGCCATCGGTGTCGCAACGCTGTTGTGGGCCGACCTGCACAACCGCTTCGTGTGGATCGTGCTCGGCGTGACCTTCGCCTTCGGTCTGATCGGCTTCTATGACGATTATCTGAAGTTGATCGTCAAATCACCGCGCGGCCTCGTCGCGCGCTGGAAATATTTCTGGCAGTCGGTCGCCGGGCTCGGCGCGGCAACGGTTCTCTATTTTACCGCCGCCACCGCGGCCGAGACCACACTCTACCTGCCGCTCGTGAAATCCTTCGCGCTGCCGTTGTCAGCCGGCGCATTCATCGTCCTCAGCTATCTCATGATCGTCGGCATGAGCAATGCGGTCAATCTCACCGACGGGCTCGACGGCCTCGCGGTGATGCCGGCCGCCATGGTGGCTGCAGCGCTCGGCGTCTTCGCGTATGCAAGCGGCAACGCGGTCTTCGCCGAATACCTGTCGATCCCGCCCGTGCCGAATGCCGGCGAATTGCTGATCTTCTGCGCCGCGCTGGTTGGCGCAGGCCTCGGTTTTCTGTGGTTCAACAGCTACCCGGCGCAGGTTTTCATGGGCGACATCGGAGCGCTTGCACTCGGCGCGGCGCTTGGCGTGATCGCAGTCATCGTCCGCCAGGAACTGGTGCTGCTCGTCATGGGCGGTGTGTTCGTGCTCGAGACGGCGTCGGTAATCATCCAGGTGGCCTCGTTCAAGATGACCGGCAAGCGCGTCTTCCGCATGGCGCCGATTCATCATCATTTCGAATTGAAAGGCTGGGCCGAACCCAAGGTGATCGTGCGTTTCTGGATCATCTCGCTGTTGCTCGTGCTCGCCGGCCTCGCGACGCTGAAACTGCGATGA
- the ftsW gene encoding putative lipid II flippase FtsW, whose translation MIRSQGQRQARSRVLHIDSVTVLLVSAIVLLGLVMVTSASISIAAKQEGAPFIYLERQLLLTLAGIAVAGLMLMLPTRLYEEYAVALLLFAGLLLLAVLLPGIGHTVNGSSRWLRLAGFNFQPSELARVLVLLFIARYAVRREGELQSSFSGFFRAVGLLGVFALLLLAEPDFGAAVVLCATGCALLFLAGARWRDLGVIVLIVVAALVALALSADYRVRRLTAFLDPWADPFNSGFQLTQSLIAIGRGEWFGVGLGESIQKLFYLPEAHTDFLFAVLAEELGLAGVLLTIGLFLALAWRALQISTQANEAGLKFQSYVAAGFGIWLGLQAFVNIGVNMGALPTKGLTLPLMSYGRSSLIVAFLWVGLLLRVHHEVMSEARGSASARRGDLRTEAATA comes from the coding sequence ATGATCCGCTCCCAGGGGCAGCGACAGGCGCGCAGCCGGGTGCTGCACATTGACTCGGTGACCGTGCTGCTCGTGAGTGCCATCGTGCTGCTCGGCCTCGTGATGGTCACGTCGGCTTCGATCTCGATCGCCGCCAAGCAGGAAGGCGCGCCATTCATTTATCTGGAGCGCCAGTTGTTGTTGACGCTTGCCGGCATTGCCGTGGCGGGCCTGATGTTGATGTTGCCGACCCGCCTCTACGAAGAATACGCCGTTGCCCTGCTGCTGTTCGCCGGCCTCCTGCTGCTTGCCGTGCTGCTGCCCGGCATCGGACACACAGTCAACGGCAGCAGCCGCTGGCTGCGACTGGCAGGCTTCAATTTCCAGCCCTCCGAGCTCGCGCGTGTACTGGTGCTCCTGTTCATTGCGCGCTACGCCGTGCGTCGCGAAGGTGAGCTGCAGTCGAGTTTCTCTGGATTCTTCCGCGCCGTCGGACTGCTGGGCGTCTTTGCCTTGCTCCTGCTCGCCGAGCCCGATTTCGGCGCAGCCGTCGTGCTCTGTGCCACGGGTTGCGCGCTTCTGTTCCTTGCCGGTGCGCGCTGGCGGGACCTTGGCGTGATAGTGCTCATCGTTGTCGCGGCGCTCGTCGCGCTCGCCCTGTCTGCCGATTACCGGGTGCGCCGGCTCACGGCCTTCCTCGATCCCTGGGCCGATCCGTTCAACAGCGGCTTCCAGCTGACGCAATCACTGATCGCCATCGGACGTGGCGAATGGTTTGGTGTCGGCCTCGGCGAGAGCATACAAAAGCTGTTCTACCTGCCCGAGGCGCACACCGACTTCCTGTTCGCCGTGCTTGCCGAAGAACTCGGGCTAGCCGGCGTATTGCTGACCATTGGTCTGTTCCTAGCGCTCGCCTGGCGCGCGTTGCAGATCTCGACTCAGGCCAACGAAGCCGGTCTCAAGTTTCAAAGCTATGTGGCGGCAGGATTCGGCATCTGGCTCGGCTTGCAGGCCTTCGTCAACATTGGCGTCAACATGGGCGCCCTGCCAACCAAGGGCCTGACGCTGCCCTTGATGAGTTACGGGCGTTCGAGCCTGATCGTCGCCTTCCTCTGGGTCGGATTGCTGTTACGCGTGCATCACGAAGTGATGAGCGAAGCGCGCGGATCGGCGAGCGCGCGTCGCGGCGACCTTCGCACCGAGGCGGCTACGGCATGA
- the murG gene encoding undecaprenyldiphospho-muramoylpentapeptide beta-N-acetylglucosaminyltransferase, producing the protein MSGAKVLIMAGGTGGHVFPALALARSLRAAGVSVAWLGTARGMEARVVPAEKIPLATISVVGLRGKGFATLALAPLRLVRALWQAIAVIRRVDPVLVVGLGGFASGPGGVAARLLRRPLFIHEQNAIAGFTNRVLAHLASRVFEAFAGSFATARRAETIGNPLREEFFRQDPPSRRRQRDPGSLRLLVVGGSQGAARLNAIVPLAVAQLQHKTHLSVRHQTGDRWIEQARNSYAKAGVEAELLPFIGDMAESYAWADLVICRAGALTISEIAAVGVAAILVPFPQATDDHQSHNARTLVRCGAAVLISDRELNPERLAREIDRLAADRPGLARMAEQAGTLACPEATQRLRDACLGAIAAAGAGA; encoded by the coding sequence ATGAGCGGCGCCAAGGTACTGATCATGGCGGGCGGAACGGGCGGACATGTGTTCCCTGCGTTGGCCTTGGCGCGCTCCCTGCGTGCCGCCGGCGTCAGCGTTGCCTGGCTCGGCACGGCGCGCGGCATGGAGGCGCGCGTGGTGCCCGCGGAGAAAATTCCGCTCGCGACCATTTCGGTCGTGGGCTTGCGCGGCAAGGGCTTCGCTACCCTGGCGCTCGCGCCGTTGCGCCTGGTGCGCGCGTTGTGGCAGGCGATCGCGGTCATTCGCCGCGTCGATCCGGTGCTCGTCGTCGGTCTCGGTGGCTTCGCCAGTGGTCCCGGCGGTGTCGCGGCGCGGCTGTTGCGCCGTCCGCTCTTCATCCATGAGCAGAATGCCATCGCGGGATTCACCAATCGCGTTCTGGCACACCTGGCCAGCCGCGTATTCGAGGCTTTCGCGGGCAGTTTCGCGACGGCCCGTCGTGCCGAAACCATAGGCAATCCGCTGCGCGAGGAATTCTTCCGGCAGGACCCACCGTCGCGGCGGCGGCAGCGCGATCCCGGGAGCCTGCGCCTGCTGGTGGTCGGCGGCAGCCAGGGTGCGGCACGCCTCAATGCCATCGTGCCACTCGCCGTGGCCCAGTTGCAGCACAAGACGCATCTGTCGGTGCGCCATCAGACCGGTGACCGCTGGATCGAACAAGCGCGCAACAGCTATGCCAAGGCCGGCGTCGAGGCTGAATTGCTGCCGTTCATTGGCGACATGGCCGAAAGCTATGCCTGGGCGGATCTCGTGATCTGCCGCGCAGGCGCATTGACCATCTCGGAGATCGCCGCTGTCGGCGTGGCGGCCATCCTGGTGCCCTTTCCGCAGGCGACGGATGATCACCAAAGCCATAATGCGCGCACGCTGGTGCGCTGTGGCGCAGCCGTGCTGATTTCCGATCGCGAATTGAACCCGGAACGACTGGCGCGCGAGATCGACCGGCTTGCCGCGGATCGCCCGGGCCTCGCACGGATGGCAGAGCAGGCGGGGACGCTTGCCTGCCCGGAGGCGACGCAGCGTCTGCGTGACGCCTGTCTGGGCGCCATCGCTGCGGCTGGAGCGGGCGCATGA
- the murC gene encoding UDP-N-acetylmuramate--L-alanine ligase, which produces MNDRMRRIHCIHLVGIGGSGMSGIAEVLVNLGYEVSGSDLKASAVTARLGQLGARIMLGHAAGNVEGADVVVVSTAVTADNPEVLAAHQQRIPVVRRAEMLGELMRFRYAIAIAGTHGKTTTTSLTASLLAEGGEDPTFVIGGRLKSVASSAKLGSGRYLVAEADESDASFKYLQPMIAVVTNIDKDHLGTHEGDFSRLRQSFVEFLHNLPFYGLAVLCADDAETMSIADEIGRPVLTYGLGPTADVRAVAIERQGLRTSFRVERPDRKPALEVSLNLPGLHNVRNALAAIAIASEIGVDDASIQRALANFQGIDRRLQHIAELPLGQGKVTLVDDYGHHPTEIAATLDAIRQAYAGRRIVLAFQPHRYTRTRDLLDDFAAVLGTADALLVTEVYSAGEAAIAGADGRAICRAVRSRGLLEPVFVAEVTELAKSLHALVRAGDVILTMGAGSIGQVAQELPGAFAAIMETRR; this is translated from the coding sequence ATGAACGATCGCATGCGCCGCATCCATTGCATCCACCTGGTCGGCATCGGCGGCAGCGGCATGAGCGGTATCGCCGAGGTTCTGGTCAATCTCGGCTATGAAGTCAGCGGCTCCGACCTCAAGGCGAGCGCCGTGACGGCGCGGCTCGGGCAGCTCGGAGCGCGCATCATGCTGGGGCATGCCGCCGGAAACGTCGAAGGCGCCGACGTCGTGGTTGTCTCGACAGCGGTCACCGCGGATAACCCCGAAGTGCTCGCTGCGCACCAGCAGCGAATACCCGTGGTCCGGCGTGCCGAGATGCTGGGCGAGCTGATGCGATTTCGCTATGCAATCGCCATCGCTGGCACGCACGGCAAGACCACGACAACGAGTCTTACCGCCAGTCTCCTTGCCGAGGGCGGCGAAGATCCGACTTTCGTGATCGGCGGACGCCTGAAGAGCGTCGCGAGCAGCGCGAAGCTCGGCAGTGGCCGCTACCTCGTCGCCGAGGCCGACGAAAGCGACGCCTCCTTCAAGTACCTGCAGCCGATGATCGCCGTCGTCACCAACATCGACAAGGACCACCTCGGCACCCATGAAGGCGACTTCTCGCGGTTGCGGCAGAGTTTCGTCGAATTCCTGCACAACCTGCCGTTCTATGGCCTCGCCGTGTTGTGCGCAGATGATGCCGAGACGATGAGCATCGCCGATGAAATCGGCAGACCGGTGTTGACCTACGGTCTCGGACCGACGGCGGACGTGCGTGCCGTCGCGATCGAACGCCAGGGGCTGCGCACGTCGTTTCGCGTCGAACGACCCGATCGCAAACCCGCTCTCGAGGTCTCGCTCAACCTGCCGGGCTTGCACAACGTACGCAATGCGCTCGCCGCGATTGCGATCGCGAGCGAGATCGGCGTCGACGACGCATCCATCCAGCGTGCCCTCGCGAACTTCCAGGGTATCGACCGGCGACTGCAGCACATCGCGGAACTGCCGCTTGGGCAGGGCAAGGTCACCCTGGTCGATGACTACGGCCACCACCCGACTGAAATCGCCGCGACGCTCGACGCGATCCGCCAGGCCTACGCCGGCAGGCGCATCGTGCTGGCGTTTCAACCGCATCGCTACACGCGCACACGTGACCTGCTCGACGATTTTGCGGCAGTGCTCGGCACAGCCGATGCGTTGCTGGTCACCGAAGTGTATAGCGCGGGCGAAGCGGCAATCGCCGGAGCGGATGGCCGCGCCATTTGCCGCGCTGTGCGCAGCCGCGGCCTGCTCGAGCCCGTGTTCGTGGCCGAGGTGACCGAGCTCGCCAAATCCCTGCACGCACTCGTGCGTGCAGGGGATGTGATTCTTACGATGGGCGCGGGCAGCATCGGCCAGGTCGCCCAGGAATTGCCCGGGGCGTTTGCGGCGATCATGGAGACGCGCCGATGA
- the murB gene encoding UDP-N-acetylmuramate dehydrogenase, whose product MSAALSREFESRIRRDEPMARHTSWHVGGPADLYFEPRDRADLAAFLRQLSPQLPIHFLGLGSNLLVRDGGLRGVVIATQTALRLLERRSQEEVYCEAGVPCAQLARQCQRWQLGPAEFFAGIPGTMGGALAMNAGAFGGETWRHVQGVETIDRDGVIHERAVDEFTIGYRSVRPRHADEWFIAARLGFSPRRGAGDAEIRALLSRRRETQPIGAWSCGSVFTNPPGDHAARLIDSAGLKGLRIGGASVSAKHANFIINDGQATATDIEALIHEVQARVLHVHGVQLVPEVHIAGERR is encoded by the coding sequence ATGAGTGCAGCTCTCAGCCGCGAGTTCGAATCGAGGATCCGCCGCGATGAGCCGATGGCCCGCCACACCTCCTGGCATGTCGGCGGGCCCGCGGACCTGTACTTCGAGCCGCGCGATCGCGCGGACCTCGCGGCTTTCCTGCGCCAGCTTTCGCCGCAGCTGCCGATCCATTTCCTTGGTCTCGGCAGCAACCTGCTGGTGCGCGATGGCGGACTGCGCGGCGTGGTGATCGCGACCCAGACGGCACTGCGCCTGCTCGAGCGACGCAGTCAGGAGGAGGTCTACTGCGAGGCGGGCGTGCCCTGCGCGCAACTCGCGCGCCAGTGTCAGCGTTGGCAGCTCGGGCCCGCAGAGTTCTTCGCCGGCATACCCGGCACCATGGGCGGGGCGCTCGCCATGAACGCCGGTGCATTCGGTGGCGAGACCTGGCGCCATGTTCAGGGCGTCGAGACCATCGATCGCGACGGCGTCATACATGAACGCGCTGTTGATGAATTCACGATCGGCTATCGCAGCGTGCGCCCGCGACATGCGGACGAATGGTTCATCGCTGCGCGCCTGGGGTTCAGTCCGCGCCGCGGCGCCGGCGATGCCGAGATCCGGGCACTGTTGTCGCGCCGCAGGGAGACCCAGCCGATCGGAGCGTGGAGTTGTGGATCGGTGTTTACCAACCCGCCCGGTGATCACGCCGCGCGCTTGATCGACAGCGCCGGTCTGAAGGGTCTGCGTATAGGCGGCGCCAGCGTGTCCGCGAAGCACGCGAATTTCATCATCAATGACGGGCAGGCCACCGCGACGGACATCGAGGCGCTCATTCACGAAGTGCAGGCGCGGGTGCTGCATGTGCACGGCGTGCAGCTGGTTCCGGAAGTGCACATCGCGGGAGAGCGCAGGTGA
- the ftsA gene encoding cell division protein FtsA, which produces MPRKSDRRLIVGLDIGTSKVIALVGELAADGYVDVIGLGSQPSRGLKKGVVVNIESTVQSIQRAVEEAELMAGCEINSVFAGIAGSHVRSLNSHGVVAIRDREVSAWDVDHVIDAAKAVAIPADQKILHVLPQEFIIDGQEGIRDPIAMSGVRLEAKVHIVTGADSAAQNIEKCIQRCGLAVEDVVLEQLASSFAVLTDDEKELGVALVDIGGGTTDIAVFAQGAIRHTAVIPIAGDQVTNDIAVSMRTPTQYAEDIKIRFACALSKLANPDESIEVPSVGDRPARRLARQTLAEIVEPRYEELFSLVQEELRRSGFEEVIAAGIVLTGGSARMEGAIELAEEVFHVPVRLGLPQHVRGLADVARNPIYSTGVGLLLYARDNALPGVRTGAIGAGAKTMLDRMKNWFQGNF; this is translated from the coding sequence ATGCCTAGAAAATCGGATCGTCGGCTAATCGTTGGCCTTGATATCGGCACCTCCAAGGTCATTGCGCTGGTGGGCGAACTGGCGGCGGACGGCTATGTCGACGTGATCGGTCTCGGGTCGCAGCCGTCGCGCGGGCTCAAGAAGGGCGTGGTCGTCAATATCGAATCGACCGTGCAGTCGATCCAGCGCGCAGTCGAGGAAGCCGAACTGATGGCAGGCTGCGAAATCAATTCCGTGTTCGCGGGCATCGCCGGCAGCCATGTGCGCAGCCTCAACTCGCATGGCGTGGTTGCGATCCGCGATCGCGAGGTGAGCGCCTGGGATGTGGATCACGTGATCGATGCCGCCAAGGCGGTCGCGATCCCGGCGGACCAGAAGATACTGCATGTGCTGCCGCAGGAATTCATCATCGATGGACAGGAGGGGATCCGCGATCCGATCGCGATGTCCGGCGTGCGACTCGAGGCCAAGGTGCATATCGTGACCGGCGCCGACAGCGCGGCCCAGAACATCGAGAAATGCATCCAGCGTTGCGGGCTTGCGGTCGAGGATGTGGTGCTCGAGCAGCTCGCCTCGAGCTTCGCCGTGCTGACCGACGATGAGAAAGAGCTTGGCGTCGCGCTGGTCGACATCGGCGGCGGCACGACCGACATCGCGGTCTTTGCGCAGGGAGCGATCCGCCACACGGCCGTGATTCCGATTGCCGGCGATCAGGTCACGAACGACATCGCCGTGTCGATGCGTACGCCGACGCAGTACGCCGAGGACATCAAGATCCGTTTCGCGTGCGCGCTGTCGAAGCTCGCCAATCCCGACGAGAGCATCGAAGTGCCGAGCGTCGGCGACCGGCCGGCGCGCCGGCTCGCGCGCCAGACGCTCGCGGAAATCGTCGAGCCACGCTACGAGGAATTGTTCAGCCTCGTGCAGGAGGAACTGCGGCGCAGTGGTTTCGAGGAAGTCATTGCCGCGGGCATCGTCCTGACAGGCGGCAGCGCGCGCATGGAAGGCGCGATCGAGCTCGCCGAAGAGGTATTTCACGTTCCCGTGCGGCTCGGCCTGCCGCAACACGTGCGCGGCCTCGCCGACGTGGCGCGCAATCCGATCTATTCGACTGGCGTGGGGCTCTTGCTCTACGCACGCGACAACGCTTTGCCTGGCGTGCGCACCGGCGCAATCGGTGCTGGCGCCAAGACCATGCTGGACCGCATGAAAAACTGGTTCCAGGGAAATTTCTGA
- the murD gene encoding UDP-N-acetylmuramoyl-L-alanine--D-glutamate ligase — protein MKPTTHQERAIVVGLGDSGLSVLRYLDRRDWRLLGIDTRTQPPARAQIEAQLPRVQLDCGRLDPARLEPGDLVVVAPGLRRDGPFFARARELQLEIIGDIELFARDVAAPVIAVTGTNGKSTVTSLTGAMARRAGRRCRAGGNLGPPALELLDDGPQELFVLELSSYQLETTDSLRPIAATVLNISPDHLDRYATLADYAAAKATIYRHAEAAVINLDDPLSRELAPDHCRTLGFSIAGARDALYTLEQLPEGNWLCRDQERLIGADELRIRGLHNAANALAALALGEAAGLPITAMVEELRHFAGLAHRAEFVATLDGVAYINDSKGTNVGATIAAIAGLPGRLVLIAGGDGKGQDFAPLAAAARGRLRHALLIGRDARAIANVLAGICPVQFCASLEDAVHASRRLAERGDTVLLSPACASFDMFRNYADRGQRFRDAVMELAA, from the coding sequence ATGAAACCGACGACGCATCAAGAGCGCGCGATCGTGGTTGGCCTCGGCGACTCGGGGTTGTCGGTGCTGCGCTACCTCGATCGCCGGGATTGGCGGCTCCTTGGTATCGATACCCGCACGCAACCGCCGGCGCGAGCGCAGATCGAAGCGCAATTGCCGCGGGTGCAGCTCGATTGCGGTCGGCTCGACCCTGCACGGCTCGAGCCGGGCGACCTGGTCGTGGTGGCGCCGGGCCTGCGGCGCGATGGACCGTTCTTTGCGCGCGCGCGCGAACTGCAACTGGAAATCATCGGCGATATCGAATTGTTCGCCCGCGACGTCGCTGCGCCCGTCATTGCCGTCACGGGAACGAATGGCAAGAGCACGGTCACGTCTCTCACCGGAGCGATGGCTCGGCGCGCGGGACGACGTTGCCGGGCGGGCGGCAATCTGGGCCCGCCTGCACTCGAGCTGCTCGACGACGGTCCCCAGGAGCTGTTCGTCCTCGAATTGTCGAGCTATCAGCTCGAGACGACGGACTCACTGCGCCCCATCGCGGCGACCGTGCTCAACATCAGCCCGGATCATCTCGATCGTTACGCTACTCTTGCCGACTATGCGGCGGCCAAGGCGACGATCTACCGCCATGCCGAAGCCGCCGTGATCAATCTTGATGATCCGCTCTCGCGTGAGCTCGCACCTGATCACTGCCGCACGCTCGGCTTTTCGATAGCCGGGGCGCGCGATGCGCTCTACACCCTCGAGCAGTTGCCCGAAGGCAACTGGCTGTGCCGCGACCAGGAGCGCCTGATCGGTGCCGATGAGCTCCGGATCCGTGGCCTGCACAATGCCGCCAATGCGCTCGCCGCCCTCGCGCTCGGCGAAGCCGCCGGCCTGCCGATCACCGCCATGGTGGAGGAGTTGCGCCACTTTGCGGGCCTCGCGCATCGCGCGGAGTTCGTGGCAACGCTCGACGGCGTCGCCTACATCAACGATTCGAAAGGAACGAATGTCGGCGCCACGATTGCGGCCATTGCGGGTTTGCCGGGCCGCCTGGTGCTGATCGCCGGTGGCGACGGCAAAGGCCAGGACTTCGCACCACTTGCCGCCGCGGCACGTGGCCGGTTGCGCCATGCCTTGCTGATCGGCCGCGATGCGCGCGCGATCGCAAATGTCCTCGCCGGTATCTGCCCGGTGCAGTTCTGTGCATCGCTCGAGGATGCGGTGCACGCGTCGCGCCGTCTCGCCGAGCGCGGCGACACGGTGCTGCTCTCGCCGGCGTGCGCAAGCTTCGACATGTTCCGCAACTACGCCGACCGCGGTCAGCGTTTTCGCGATGCCGTAATGGAGCTGGCCGCATGA